A genome region from Nocardia sp. NBC_01730 includes the following:
- a CDS encoding penicillin-binding transpeptidase domain-containing protein — protein sequence MRTQRKYLVLFVAPALVLAACSSGPEQPDTVAGQLADALNRDDVAAAAALTDNPVTAADTLGKLYDGLGKDVRFEVRSADENNFSLAATWKLSKDGKSEWTYTTNGTARDTGEGWKVKWDPATIAPGLAAGPLSYSVVSPAPARILDSAGGELMTEQVVTLVNVAPGTDLPALADLLGPFAPGITAQSLQSDLAAAQGKPITAIALRGTDIAPIQDLLAAVPGVTLAPQARVLTNDKALAAPTMSGLTELWQKSADANAGWAVRAQTPQGTQRVAGTDPTPTADIATTLDIGLQRAAEAALAPITQPAAIVALRPSTGDVVAVAQNGAADTQGPIALTGLYPPGSTFKTVTVSAALQAGTVTPDTVLPCPGTANIEGRRIPNDNNFDLGEVPLHTAFARSCNTTMGVLGVRLPADALTKAAAQLGLGIDFVTPGLTTVTGKVPPADTSALRVESAIGQGQVTASPFGMALVAASIAHGAVPVPALVQGQRGTKDQAPAALPQAIADQLKSMMRETITDGTATRLRDIPGLLGKTGTAEYIEDTHAHGWFVGIDGDLAFAVFVSDAGSSGPAVDAAGRMLRTPR from the coding sequence GTGCGTACCCAACGGAAGTATCTCGTCCTGTTCGTCGCACCAGCACTCGTGCTCGCCGCCTGTTCGTCCGGACCCGAACAGCCCGACACCGTGGCCGGGCAGCTCGCCGACGCGCTGAACCGCGACGACGTCGCCGCGGCGGCCGCCCTCACCGACAATCCGGTCACCGCGGCCGACACGCTCGGCAAGCTCTACGACGGGCTCGGCAAGGACGTGCGTTTCGAGGTCCGCTCGGCCGACGAGAACAATTTCTCGCTGGCCGCGACCTGGAAGCTGAGCAAGGACGGCAAGTCCGAGTGGACCTACACCACCAACGGGACCGCGAGGGACACCGGAGAGGGGTGGAAGGTGAAGTGGGATCCCGCCACCATCGCCCCTGGGCTGGCCGCGGGGCCGTTGAGTTACAGCGTGGTCTCTCCGGCACCGGCCCGCATCCTCGACTCCGCCGGGGGCGAATTGATGACCGAGCAGGTCGTCACGCTGGTGAACGTCGCCCCCGGCACCGACCTTCCCGCGCTGGCGGATCTACTCGGTCCATTCGCCCCTGGCATCACGGCGCAGTCGCTGCAATCGGATCTGGCCGCGGCGCAAGGTAAGCCGATCACCGCGATCGCGCTGCGCGGCACCGACATCGCCCCGATCCAGGACCTGCTCGCCGCGGTGCCTGGCGTCACCCTCGCGCCGCAGGCCCGGGTGCTGACCAACGACAAGGCGCTTGCCGCCCCGACCATGTCCGGGCTCACCGAGCTGTGGCAGAAGTCTGCGGACGCGAATGCGGGTTGGGCGGTGCGGGCCCAGACTCCGCAGGGCACTCAGCGGGTCGCCGGTACCGATCCGACGCCGACCGCCGACATCGCGACCACCCTGGACATCGGCCTGCAGCGCGCGGCGGAGGCGGCGCTCGCGCCGATTACCCAGCCCGCCGCGATCGTCGCCCTGCGACCGTCCACCGGCGACGTGGTCGCGGTCGCGCAGAACGGCGCCGCCGACACCCAGGGGCCGATCGCGCTGACCGGCCTATACCCACCGGGTTCGACGTTCAAGACAGTCACTGTCTCCGCCGCGCTGCAGGCGGGCACAGTGACTCCCGACACAGTCCTGCCGTGTCCGGGCACCGCGAACATCGAGGGCCGTCGTATTCCCAACGACAATAATTTCGACCTGGGCGAGGTTCCGCTGCACACTGCGTTCGCCCGCTCATGCAACACCACGATGGGCGTGCTCGGGGTGCGACTTCCCGCCGACGCGCTGACGAAAGCCGCCGCACAGCTCGGGCTTGGGATCGACTTCGTCACACCGGGCCTCACCACCGTCACCGGGAAGGTGCCGCCCGCCGATACGTCCGCACTGCGGGTGGAATCCGCGATCGGTCAGGGGCAGGTGACAGCGTCTCCGTTCGGGATGGCGCTGGTCGCCGCGTCCATCGCGCACGGCGCGGTACCTGTGCCCGCGCTGGTCCAAGGACAGCGGGGAACCAAGGACCAGGCTCCGGCCGCGCTCCCGCAGGCCATCGCTGACCAGCTGAAATCCATGATGCGCGAGACGATCACCGACGGCACCGCGACGCGGCTGCGCGACATTCCCGGTCTGCTCGGCAAGACCGGCACCGCGGAGTACATCGAGGACACCCACGCGCACGGCTGGTTCGTCGGTATCGACGGTGACTTGGCGTTTGCCGTGTTCGTCAGCGACGCGGGCAGTTCGGGTCCCGCGGTAGACGCGGCGGGCCGGATGTTGCGGACGCCGCGTTAG
- a CDS encoding arylamine N-acetyltransferase family protein yields the protein MSKPTDPAYHWNGADLDLDAYLERIGFDGEYAPTVATLRALVRAHTTSIPFENLEIILDRSIELDLAALQDKMVRRRRGGYCYENVGLFAAALERLGFGVTGLSGRVSMGAGAGLRPATHALLRVTTAEDDRVWLCDVGFGSGPLEPFELSTRTGKFAAGAWKFRLERTVGELVSDLWVLHQFGREGWIDRHTFTSNPQYRIDYAVGNHFMSTSPRSPFTMRPYVQRFLPDVHHVLDGTALTTERPDGTSDVRELDPADLPEILTEVFDIDLTEADAAALCLFVQRLRR from the coding sequence ATGAGCAAGCCGACAGACCCGGCATACCACTGGAACGGCGCCGACCTGGACTTGGACGCCTACCTGGAACGGATCGGGTTCGACGGCGAGTACGCGCCCACCGTCGCTACGCTGCGCGCGCTGGTGCGTGCGCACACCACCTCGATCCCGTTCGAGAACCTGGAGATCATTCTCGACCGGTCGATCGAGCTGGACTTGGCGGCCTTGCAGGACAAGATGGTCCGTCGCCGCCGCGGCGGCTACTGCTACGAGAACGTCGGGCTGTTCGCGGCGGCGCTGGAACGGCTCGGTTTCGGCGTCACCGGCCTCAGCGGCCGGGTGAGCATGGGCGCGGGCGCGGGGCTTCGTCCCGCTACGCATGCCCTGCTGCGCGTGACGACCGCCGAGGACGACCGGGTCTGGCTGTGCGACGTGGGGTTCGGTTCCGGCCCGCTCGAGCCATTCGAATTGTCCACGCGGACAGGAAAATTCGCGGCGGGTGCGTGGAAGTTCCGGTTGGAGCGCACGGTCGGCGAGCTGGTGTCGGACCTGTGGGTGCTGCACCAGTTCGGTAGGGAGGGCTGGATCGACCGCCACACCTTCACCTCGAACCCGCAATATCGCATCGACTACGCCGTCGGCAACCACTTCATGTCCACCTCGCCGCGTTCACCATTCACCATGCGGCCGTACGTGCAGCGCTTCCTCCCGGACGTGCACCACGTGCTGGACGGCACCGCCCTGACCACGGAGCGTCCGGACGGCACGAGCGATGTGCGTGAACTGGACCCGGCCGACCTCCCCGAAATCCTCACCGAAGTATTCGACATCGACCTCACCGAGGCCGATGCCGCCGCGCTGTGTTTGTTTGTGCAGCGCCTGAGGCGCTGA
- a CDS encoding histidinol-phosphate transaminase produces MTGSVHAPGATVSLDDLPLRENLRGKKPYGAPQLTVPVQLNTNENPHPPSRALIDDVAESIRAAAADLHRYPDRDAVALRTDLAEYLTRQIGVAVDTGNVWAANGSNEILQQLLQAFGGPGRSALGFVPSYSMHPIIAEGIDTEWVEAKRNDDFSLDIDRALVDIADRAPDVVFVTSPNNPTGHSIPQDDLARILSAAPGMVVVDEAYGEFSAQPSAIGLIDQFPAKLVVTRTMSKAFAFAGGRLGYLVAAPAVIDAMLLVRLPYHLSVVTQAAARAALRHADETLGSVTELAAQRDRVAGALRDMGFDVIPSDANFLLFGRFTDASRTWQRYLDHGVLIRDVGIPGYLRTTIGLAAENDELLKISGTLVGTDLTSR; encoded by the coding sequence GTGACCGGCTCGGTGCACGCGCCCGGTGCGACCGTGAGCCTGGACGATCTGCCGCTGCGGGAGAATCTGCGCGGGAAGAAGCCCTACGGCGCACCGCAATTGACGGTGCCCGTGCAGCTCAACACGAATGAGAACCCGCACCCGCCGAGCCGGGCGTTGATCGACGACGTCGCCGAATCGATCCGGGCCGCCGCCGCCGATCTGCACCGCTACCCCGATCGGGACGCGGTGGCCCTGCGCACCGACCTGGCCGAGTACCTGACCAGGCAGATCGGTGTCGCGGTGGACACCGGCAACGTCTGGGCGGCCAACGGCTCCAACGAGATCCTGCAGCAGCTGCTGCAGGCGTTCGGCGGACCGGGCCGCAGCGCACTGGGTTTCGTGCCCTCGTACTCGATGCACCCGATCATCGCCGAGGGTATCGACACCGAGTGGGTCGAGGCGAAGCGCAATGACGACTTCTCCCTCGACATCGACCGCGCGCTGGTCGACATCGCCGACCGCGCCCCCGACGTGGTGTTCGTGACCAGCCCGAACAACCCGACCGGGCACAGCATTCCGCAGGACGACCTGGCCCGTATCCTTTCGGCCGCCCCGGGCATGGTGGTGGTCGACGAGGCCTACGGCGAGTTCTCCGCGCAGCCCAGCGCCATCGGGCTGATCGATCAGTTCCCGGCCAAGCTCGTGGTGACCAGGACGATGAGCAAGGCCTTCGCGTTCGCCGGCGGGCGCCTCGGCTATCTGGTCGCCGCGCCCGCGGTAATCGACGCGATGCTGCTGGTGCGGCTGCCCTACCACCTGTCTGTGGTCACCCAGGCCGCCGCGCGCGCGGCGCTGCGGCATGCCGACGAAACCCTCGGAAGTGTCACCGAACTGGCCGCGCAGCGCGACCGGGTCGCGGGGGCATTGCGGGACATGGGATTCGACGTGATCCCCAGCGACGCCAACTTCTTGTTGTTCGGCCGCTTCACCGACGCGTCGCGCACCTGGCAGCGGTATCTGGACCACGGCGTGCTGATCCGCGACGTCGGCATTCCCGGCTACCTGAGGACCACCATCGGCCTCGCCGCCGAGAACGACGAACTGCTGAAGATCAGCGGCACGCTGGTCGGCACGGACCTCACGTCACGATGA
- the hisB gene encoding imidazoleglycerol-phosphate dehydratase HisB, with protein sequence MSRTARVERVTKESSIVVELDLDGTGRTEIATGVPFYDHMLTALGAHAAFDLTVRAEGDIEIEAHHTVEDTAIVFGQALGKALGDKAGIRRFGDAYIPMDETLAHAAVDVSGRPYCVHTGEPEHLLHAVIPGSGPGAPYSTVLNRHVFESIALNARIALHVRVLYGRDQHHVTEAEFKAVARALRAAVELDPRVSGVPSTKGTL encoded by the coding sequence ATGAGTAGGACCGCACGGGTGGAGCGGGTCACCAAGGAATCCAGCATCGTCGTCGAGCTGGATCTGGACGGCACCGGCAGGACCGAGATCGCCACCGGCGTCCCGTTCTACGACCACATGCTGACGGCGCTGGGCGCGCATGCCGCTTTCGATCTGACCGTGCGCGCCGAGGGCGACATCGAGATCGAGGCGCACCACACGGTGGAGGACACCGCGATCGTGTTCGGGCAGGCGCTGGGCAAAGCGCTGGGCGACAAGGCGGGTATCCGCCGGTTCGGTGACGCCTACATCCCGATGGACGAGACGCTGGCGCACGCCGCGGTCGACGTGTCCGGCCGTCCCTACTGTGTGCACACCGGTGAGCCGGAACACCTGCTGCACGCCGTGATTCCGGGGTCGGGCCCCGGAGCGCCGTATTCCACCGTGCTGAACCGGCACGTGTTCGAGTCGATCGCGCTGAACGCACGCATCGCCCTGCATGTGCGCGTGCTCTACGGCCGCGACCAGCACCATGTCACCGAGGCCGAGTTCAAGGCGGTGGCACGGGCATTGCGCGCCGCGGTGGAACTCGACCCGCGGGTCAGCGGTGTCCCGTCGACGAAGGGAACGCTGTGA
- the priA gene encoding bifunctional 1-(5-phosphoribosyl)-5-((5-phosphoribosylamino)methylideneamino)imidazole-4-carboxamide isomerase/phosphoribosylanthranilate isomerase PriA, whose translation MSLVLLPAVDVANGEAVRLVQGEAGSETSYGSPREAALAWQEAGADWVHLVDLDAAFGRGSNRELLAGVVGELDVKVELSGGIRDDETLEAALATGCARVNLGTAALEDPVWCATAIARHGDRIAVGLDVRIVDGEHRLRGRGWVSDGGDLWEVLERLERDGCSRYVVTDVTKDGTLTGPNLDLLREVCAATDAPVIASGGVSTIEDLVAIAELVPEGVEGSIVGKALYAGRFTLPEALAAVR comes from the coding sequence GTGAGTCTTGTGCTGCTACCCGCCGTCGATGTCGCCAATGGAGAGGCCGTGCGCCTCGTGCAGGGGGAAGCCGGTAGCGAAACCAGCTACGGCTCGCCTCGCGAGGCGGCGCTGGCGTGGCAGGAAGCCGGCGCGGACTGGGTGCATCTGGTCGATCTGGACGCGGCCTTCGGTCGCGGTTCGAATCGGGAACTACTCGCGGGCGTCGTCGGTGAACTCGACGTCAAGGTGGAACTGTCCGGTGGCATCCGCGACGACGAGACCCTGGAGGCGGCGCTGGCCACCGGCTGCGCCCGGGTGAACCTCGGCACCGCCGCATTGGAGGACCCGGTCTGGTGCGCCACGGCGATCGCACGCCACGGCGATCGGATCGCCGTCGGCTTGGATGTGCGCATCGTCGACGGCGAGCACCGGCTCCGCGGCCGCGGGTGGGTCAGTGACGGCGGCGACCTGTGGGAGGTGCTCGAGCGCCTCGAGCGCGACGGCTGCTCGCGCTACGTGGTAACCGATGTGACCAAGGACGGCACGCTCACCGGTCCCAACCTCGACCTGCTGCGCGAGGTCTGCGCGGCGACCGACGCGCCGGTGATCGCTTCCGGTGGTGTCTCCACCATCGAAGACCTGGTCGCGATCGCCGAGCTGGTGCCAGAAGGCGTCGAGGGCTCGATCGTCGGCAAGGCGCTCTACGCGGGCCGGTTCACCCTGCCCGAGGCGCTGGCCGCGGTGAGATGA
- the hisD gene encoding histidinol dehydrogenase: MTTRIELARVDLRGRTPSVAELRAALPRGGVDVDSVLHQVRPMVEAVRDRGVSAALELGERFDGVIPATVRVPAAELEAALDRLDPAVHAALEESIARARKVHADQRRRDKTTEVVPGGTVTERWVPVERVGLYVPGGNAVYPSSVVMNVVPAQTAGVGSLVVASPPQAQFGGLPHPTILAAARLLGVDEVWAVGGAQGVALLSYGGVDTNGAALEPVDLITGPGNIFVTAAKRLCRGLVGIDAEAGPTEIAILADATADPVHVAADLISQAEHDVLAASVLVTDSARLADAVDAALTAQLVVVKHAHRVSEALRGKQSGTVLVDDIEQGLRVVNAYAAEHLEIQTADAPAVAARVRSAGAVFVGAYAPVSLGDYCAGSNHVLPTAGCARHSSGLSVQTFLRGIHVVEYTEAALKDVAGHVVALANAEDLPAHGQAVQARFEALS; the protein is encoded by the coding sequence ATGACAACCCGCATCGAGCTCGCCCGCGTCGATCTGCGCGGTCGCACTCCCTCCGTTGCCGAGCTGCGCGCCGCGCTGCCGCGCGGGGGAGTCGACGTGGACTCGGTGCTGCATCAGGTTCGGCCGATGGTCGAGGCGGTCCGGGATCGGGGAGTGTCGGCCGCGTTGGAGCTCGGCGAGCGCTTCGACGGCGTGATCCCGGCGACGGTGCGGGTGCCCGCCGCCGAGTTGGAAGCCGCGCTGGATCGGCTCGACCCGGCGGTACACGCGGCGCTGGAGGAATCCATCGCGAGGGCGCGCAAGGTGCACGCGGATCAGCGGCGCCGCGACAAGACCACCGAAGTGGTGCCGGGCGGCACCGTCACCGAACGCTGGGTGCCCGTCGAGCGGGTCGGTCTGTACGTGCCCGGCGGCAACGCCGTCTACCCGTCCAGCGTCGTGATGAACGTGGTGCCCGCGCAGACCGCGGGCGTCGGCTCGCTTGTGGTGGCCTCGCCGCCGCAAGCGCAGTTCGGCGGGCTGCCGCACCCCACCATCCTCGCCGCAGCGCGGCTGCTCGGCGTCGACGAGGTGTGGGCGGTCGGCGGAGCCCAAGGCGTCGCGCTGCTGTCCTACGGCGGTGTCGACACCAACGGCGCCGCGCTGGAGCCGGTCGACCTGATCACCGGGCCCGGCAACATCTTCGTCACCGCGGCCAAGCGGTTGTGCCGTGGCCTGGTCGGTATCGACGCCGAGGCGGGCCCCACCGAGATCGCGATCCTCGCTGACGCGACCGCCGATCCGGTGCACGTCGCCGCCGACCTGATCAGCCAGGCCGAGCACGACGTGCTGGCCGCCAGCGTGCTCGTCACCGACAGCGCGCGGCTGGCCGACGCGGTGGACGCGGCGCTGACCGCGCAGCTGGTCGTGGTCAAGCACGCGCACCGGGTGAGCGAGGCGTTGCGCGGCAAGCAGTCCGGCACCGTCCTCGTCGACGACATCGAGCAGGGCCTGCGCGTGGTGAACGCCTACGCCGCTGAGCACCTGGAGATCCAGACCGCCGACGCGCCCGCGGTGGCGGCCAGGGTCCGCAGTGCCGGAGCGGTGTTCGTCGGTGCGTACGCGCCGGTGAGCCTTGGCGACTATTGCGCGGGCTCCAACCACGTCCTGCCCACGGCCGGCTGCGCGCGGCACTCCTCGGGCCTGAGCGTGCAGACTTTCCTGCGCGGCATCCACGTGGTGGAGTACACCGAGGCCGCGCTGAAGGATGTCGCCGGCCACGTGGTGGCGCTGGCGAATGCCGAGGACCTGCCCGCGCACGGCCAGGCCGTGCAGGCGCGTTTCGAGGCGCTGTCGTGA
- a CDS encoding nuclear transport factor 2 family protein, with protein MNKIRRTLPLLALPLAAIAAACTTPAAANTPAHELRDLLDRHQITTLVDRLGRTLDEGRFDDLRAIYTSDATAKTPGGTADGRDALIAQASRNHTDDKRIQHFISNVIIDLRGDAADIRANLIATFAPAATNGTIPQPQYTLGEIYRFAAVRTAEGWRLSRVETTPIWSTGTRP; from the coding sequence ATGAACAAGATTCGCCGGACCCTCCCCCTGCTGGCCCTCCCACTGGCCGCCATCGCCGCCGCCTGCACCACCCCGGCCGCCGCGAACACCCCGGCCCACGAGCTGCGCGACCTGCTGGACCGCCACCAGATCACCACCCTGGTCGACCGGCTCGGACGCACACTGGACGAGGGCCGCTTCGACGACCTGCGCGCGATCTACACCTCCGACGCCACCGCGAAGACCCCCGGCGGCACGGCCGACGGCCGCGACGCACTGATCGCCCAGGCGAGCCGGAACCACACCGACGACAAGCGGATTCAGCACTTCATCAGCAACGTGATCATCGATCTTCGCGGCGACGCCGCGGACATCCGGGCCAACCTCATCGCTACTTTCGCGCCGGCGGCGACGAACGGGACGATTCCACAGCCGCAGTACACCCTCGGCGAGATCTACCGCTTCGCCGCGGTCCGCACCGCGGAGGGCTGGCGGCTGTCCCGGGTGGAAACCACCCCGATCTGGTCCACCGGCACCCGTCCGTGA
- a CDS encoding inositol monophosphatase family protein yields MSRELRSMLAVASEILDSVSPRFVEGIGAPSAVTKGRNDFATELDLELERTISAELERRTGIEVHGEEFGGPQLTSGATWVLDPIDGTFNYSSGHPLSGMLLALVRDGEPVLGLTWLPLLGRRYAAVAGGPVLLDGRALPPLPQGKLAEAMIGFGAFNVDSRGRIPGQFRFDLLGPLSRLSSRVRMHGSTGIDLAFTASGVLGGAIVFGHHPWDNAAGVALVRAAGGVVTDLAGAPWTITSGSVLAAAPGVHEELLEMICTVADPAATEEE; encoded by the coding sequence ATGAGCCGCGAGCTGAGGTCCATGCTCGCCGTGGCGAGTGAGATCCTGGATTCGGTGAGCCCGCGGTTCGTCGAGGGTATCGGCGCGCCGAGCGCGGTCACCAAGGGCCGCAACGACTTCGCGACCGAGCTCGACCTGGAGCTGGAGCGCACCATCTCCGCCGAGCTGGAGCGGCGCACCGGAATCGAGGTGCACGGCGAGGAATTCGGCGGACCCCAGCTCACCTCGGGCGCCACCTGGGTGCTCGACCCGATCGACGGCACGTTCAACTACTCGTCGGGGCATCCGCTCTCCGGAATGCTGCTCGCGCTGGTGCGCGACGGCGAGCCGGTGCTCGGTCTGACCTGGCTGCCGCTGCTCGGCCGCCGCTACGCCGCCGTGGCCGGTGGCCCGGTGCTGCTGGACGGCCGTGCGCTGCCGCCGCTGCCACAAGGCAAGCTGGCCGAGGCGATGATCGGTTTCGGCGCCTTCAACGTGGATTCGCGCGGCCGCATCCCCGGCCAGTTCCGCTTCGATCTGCTCGGCCCGCTGAGCAGGTTGTCCTCCCGGGTTCGCATGCACGGCTCCACCGGTATCGATCTGGCGTTCACCGCCTCCGGCGTGCTCGGCGGCGCGATCGTCTTCGGGCACCATCCGTGGGACAACGCGGCAGGCGTCGCGTTGGTGCGCGCGGCGGGCGGCGTGGTCACCGACCTGGCAGGCGCGCCGTGGACGATCACGTCCGGCTCGGTGCTCGCGGCCGCGCCCGGCGTGCACGAAGAACTGCTCGAGATGATCTGCACGGTCGCCGACCCTGCGGCCACGGAGGAGGAGTGA
- a CDS encoding serine/threonine-protein kinase → MGSGGTGVVWRAVDERLQRSVAVKQIHIQPSLPEAERDVVRQRAIREARNAARFQHPNAIVVFDITEHEGDPCLVMEYLKSSSLAAVIAAQGTLPLTQVARIGEQVASALIAAHQAGIVHRDVKPGNILLDDHGTVKITDFGISRATGDVTLTETGLICGTAAYLAPEMARGADPTPASDVFALGATLFHALEAEPPYGASANPLAVLYAAANGQVSQPRNAGPATDFLLDLLSPEPAERPTMRAAREQLAALADSGPAPVAAGFVPASEAFARPRAGEPESRTRALRPSAMPSAPYTPTERHQRPQPSPSRAAAQLDTAAHPRTMAHPRPSPSQRSGGKRRAVLIGALVGAVAAVSALLISAFSDSGSDSPSAQASSLSVSATPNTGRSSTVPTEPGRTANSGERVDIGAAGSLIEQFYSDTSASWSLLTPAAQKVYGSEQSFRQYWGSRTIDNFATIEAANRTNNADGSVDMRLASLTIEGQTKSLTLRVVSSAGRLLIDSDTR, encoded by the coding sequence ATTGGTAGCGGCGGCACAGGCGTAGTTTGGCGTGCCGTCGACGAACGCCTCCAGCGCTCCGTGGCCGTCAAGCAGATCCACATCCAACCAAGCCTGCCCGAGGCCGAGCGGGACGTGGTGCGCCAGCGCGCGATCCGGGAGGCACGCAACGCCGCCCGCTTCCAGCATCCGAACGCGATCGTCGTGTTCGATATCACCGAGCACGAGGGCGACCCCTGCCTGGTGATGGAGTACCTGAAGTCCAGTAGCCTCGCCGCGGTGATCGCCGCGCAGGGCACGCTGCCGCTGACCCAGGTCGCGCGGATCGGCGAACAGGTCGCCTCGGCGCTGATCGCCGCGCACCAGGCGGGTATCGTGCATCGCGACGTCAAGCCGGGCAATATCCTGCTCGACGACCACGGCACGGTGAAGATCACCGACTTCGGCATCTCCCGCGCGACCGGCGATGTCACGCTCACCGAAACCGGCCTGATCTGCGGCACTGCCGCCTATCTCGCGCCGGAGATGGCCCGCGGTGCCGATCCCACGCCCGCGTCGGACGTTTTCGCCTTGGGCGCCACGCTGTTCCACGCGCTGGAGGCCGAACCGCCCTACGGCGCGAGTGCCAATCCGCTCGCGGTGCTGTACGCGGCCGCCAACGGTCAGGTCAGCCAGCCGCGAAACGCGGGTCCCGCTACCGATTTCCTCCTCGACCTGCTCAGTCCCGAGCCCGCCGAACGTCCGACGATGCGCGCGGCGCGCGAGCAACTCGCCGCGTTGGCCGACTCCGGTCCCGCGCCGGTGGCCGCCGGATTCGTCCCGGCCAGTGAGGCTTTCGCGCGTCCGAGGGCGGGCGAGCCCGAATCGCGGACCCGCGCGCTGCGTCCATCGGCGATGCCGTCGGCGCCGTACACGCCGACCGAGCGCCATCAGCGTCCGCAACCCTCGCCGTCGCGTGCCGCCGCGCAGCTGGACACCGCGGCTCATCCGCGCACCATGGCTCATCCGCGTCCGAGCCCCTCGCAGCGTTCGGGCGGCAAACGGCGCGCGGTGCTGATCGGTGCGCTTGTCGGCGCAGTTGCCGCCGTCTCGGCACTGCTGATCAGCGCGTTCAGCGATTCCGGCTCCGATTCGCCGAGCGCGCAGGCGAGCTCGCTGTCGGTGAGTGCTACGCCGAATACCGGTAGGTCCTCGACCGTTCCGACCGAGCCGGGTCGGACAGCCAACTCTGGGGAGCGGGTCGATATCGGGGCGGCCGGTAGCCTGATAGAGCAGTTCTACAGCGACACGAGTGCTTCCTGGTCACTACTGACACCGGCCGCGCAGAAGGTGTACGGCAGTGAGCAGAGTTTCCGTCAGTACTGGGGCTCGCGGACCATCGACAACTTCGCCACCATCGAGGCGGCCAATAGGACGAACAACGCTGACGGGTCGGTCGACATGCGACTGGCCAGCCTCACCATCGAAGGCCAGACCAAGAGTTTGACGCTGCGGGTGGTCAGCTCTGCGGGACGTCTGCTCATCGATAGCGACACCCGCTAG
- the hisH gene encoding imidazole glycerol phosphate synthase subunit HisH, producing the protein MTTKSVALLDYGSGNLHSAERALARVGARVEVTADPQLALAADGLVVPGVGAFAACMAGLREVRGERMIGQRLAGGRPVLGICVGMQILFERGVEFGVETDGCAEWPGTVERLSAPVLPHMGWNTVSAPTDSVLFAGLDSATRFYFVHSYAAQAWDLPPSEHFAAPKLTWAEHGVPFLAAVENGALSATQFHPEKSGDAGAHLLANWVRSL; encoded by the coding sequence ATGACCACGAAATCGGTCGCGCTGCTCGACTACGGCTCCGGCAACCTGCACTCCGCCGAACGGGCGCTGGCCCGGGTGGGCGCGCGGGTCGAGGTGACCGCCGACCCGCAACTCGCGCTGGCCGCCGACGGTCTGGTCGTGCCCGGTGTCGGCGCCTTCGCCGCGTGCATGGCGGGGTTGCGGGAAGTGCGGGGCGAGCGCATGATCGGCCAGCGGCTGGCCGGTGGGCGCCCCGTCCTCGGTATCTGCGTCGGCATGCAGATCCTCTTCGAACGCGGGGTCGAGTTCGGCGTGGAAACCGACGGCTGCGCCGAATGGCCGGGCACCGTCGAACGGCTGTCCGCGCCGGTGTTGCCGCACATGGGCTGGAACACCGTCTCGGCCCCGACCGACAGTGTCCTGTTCGCGGGCCTGGATTCCGCCACGCGCTTCTACTTCGTGCACTCCTATGCCGCGCAGGCTTGGGATCTGCCGCCCAGCGAGCACTTCGCCGCGCCCAAGCTGACCTGGGCCGAGCACGGAGTGCCGTTCCTGGCCGCGGTGGAGAACGGCGCACTGTCGGCGACCCAGTTCCACCCGGAGAAGTCCGGCGACGCGGGCGCTCACCTGCTGGCGAACTGGGTGCGGTCGCTGTAG